Proteins encoded within one genomic window of Jiangella mangrovi:
- a CDS encoding DUF6098 family protein: protein MPAESTDDDLPVLDSLDEVLRAVGEHPGLLVRYSRGPARDEKDGPSRDYEAGVELPGWSVTTLEPEPWWPRPPADWVARRLCKYDELDEDDRFAWLLTGRVVGQGPDHEPLVTDIDPVARVGRRALAEARRRYEDRFDVGQGSTD from the coding sequence CGCTCGACGAGGTCCTGAGGGCGGTCGGCGAGCATCCCGGGCTGCTCGTGCGGTACTCGAGGGGGCCGGCGCGGGACGAGAAGGACGGGCCGAGTCGTGACTACGAGGCCGGGGTGGAGCTCCCGGGCTGGTCGGTCACGACGCTGGAGCCCGAGCCGTGGTGGCCGCGGCCGCCGGCCGACTGGGTCGCCCGGCGGCTGTGCAAGTACGACGAGCTCGACGAGGACGACCGGTTCGCCTGGCTGCTCACCGGCCGCGTCGTCGGGCAGGGGCCGGACCACGAGCCGCTGGTCACCGACATCGACCCCGTCGCCCGGGTCGGCCGCCGCGCCTTGGCCGAGGCGCGGCGGCGCTACGAGGACCGTTTCGACGTCGGCCAGGGATCGACCGACTGA